Proteins from one Streptomyces genisteinicus genomic window:
- a CDS encoding alpha/beta fold hydrolase, with the protein MLARLAKLRASGPTARTVVSALTGPLPLSRGQALGASERIAALTSLLSSLEHLTLADQKRPGGLNDWALARRGHAHSGRPLRKLLDIVADERTSRVLHTARVAASAALLLPGDSRARGAANLFLGLSGALLYPTHRYGTDGSDQASGLVQTATGLARLAPSPAAQDALMWYVALQSNMSYVVSGWVKLLGKDWRDGSALTGVLRTRTYGHEKAWRLARRHPRSARALAHGVLAMECLFPVLYLRGGLLTRPVIAGAVAFHLANGSVMGLGRFIPAFVSMHPLVAYTSTPRSHPAVAGRDDRMPAAAALLLAGTAAAAAAAAVRRGLRATDHPFGSTVTTRHGNELAYDGTIGTAGEGPVAVLVHGLGALPAHFSWYTRALNAGGRPWLAYSRAGYGASKRHSSSPYHLGESVDDLVDLIEAAVPEGRQVSLVGHSLGGELARRAAVRLGERVHSVVYVDSSHPQQLDRSSRQGENAQHLEALIRSTSVSLRAGLGVLMQTPGWIRNLPAPVRDRAMAELADHRMWTAALREWRAAEADFRSFEGPLPRLESHALVLSAQQTVDSDPDHLLLHKDLADAHPADRTVRSTVVENADHDSLLTDPQLAGEAARHLLAFLGDTTAALPGAGPGRQTTTGQPSTTDQQSATARQEGTR; encoded by the coding sequence ATGCTCGCTCGCCTCGCCAAGCTCAGAGCCTCCGGGCCCACCGCCCGGACGGTGGTCTCGGCCCTCACCGGCCCCCTGCCCCTCTCCCGCGGCCAGGCCCTCGGCGCGTCCGAACGGATCGCGGCGCTCACCTCCCTGCTGTCCAGCCTGGAGCACCTCACCCTCGCGGACCAGAAGCGGCCGGGCGGACTGAACGACTGGGCACTCGCCCGGCGCGGGCACGCCCACTCCGGCAGACCCCTGCGGAAGCTGCTCGACATCGTCGCCGACGAACGGACCAGCCGGGTCCTGCACACCGCCCGGGTGGCCGCGAGCGCCGCTCTCCTCCTGCCCGGTGACAGCCGGGCGCGCGGAGCGGCCAACCTCTTCCTCGGTCTCAGCGGCGCCCTGCTCTATCCCACCCACCGCTACGGCACGGACGGCTCCGACCAGGCGTCCGGCCTGGTGCAGACCGCGACCGGACTGGCCCGGCTGGCCCCTTCCCCCGCCGCCCAGGACGCCCTGATGTGGTACGTGGCGCTCCAGTCCAACATGTCGTACGTCGTCTCCGGCTGGGTCAAGCTCCTCGGGAAGGACTGGCGCGACGGCTCCGCCCTGACCGGTGTGCTGCGCACCAGGACCTACGGGCACGAGAAGGCGTGGCGGCTGGCCCGCCGCCACCCCCGCTCCGCACGGGCCCTGGCCCACGGTGTGCTGGCGATGGAGTGCCTGTTCCCGGTGCTGTACCTCAGGGGCGGCCTGCTGACCCGCCCGGTGATCGCCGGCGCCGTCGCCTTCCACCTCGCCAACGGCTCGGTCATGGGACTGGGGAGGTTCATACCGGCCTTCGTCTCGATGCATCCGCTGGTCGCCTACACCAGCACGCCCCGCAGCCACCCCGCCGTCGCCGGACGGGACGACCGGATGCCGGCGGCCGCGGCCCTGCTCCTGGCCGGCACGGCTGCCGCGGCGGCCGCGGCGGCGGTCCGCCGCGGGCTGCGGGCCACCGACCACCCGTTCGGCAGCACGGTCACCACCCGCCACGGCAACGAACTGGCCTACGACGGCACGATCGGCACGGCCGGCGAAGGCCCGGTGGCCGTCCTGGTGCACGGACTCGGCGCCCTGCCCGCGCACTTCAGCTGGTACACCAGGGCCCTCAACGCGGGCGGACGCCCCTGGCTGGCCTACAGCCGGGCCGGCTACGGGGCGAGCAAGCGGCACTCCTCGTCGCCCTACCACCTGGGCGAGTCGGTGGACGACCTGGTCGACCTGATCGAGGCGGCCGTACCGGAAGGACGCCAGGTCTCACTCGTCGGGCACTCCCTGGGCGGTGAGCTCGCCAGACGGGCGGCCGTCCGGCTCGGCGAGCGGGTGCACTCCGTCGTCTACGTGGACAGTTCCCATCCTCAGCAACTCGACCGGTCCAGCCGCCAGGGCGAGAACGCCCAGCACCTCGAGGCGCTGATCCGCTCGACGTCCGTCAGCCTGCGGGCCGGCCTCGGTGTGCTCATGCAGACTCCCGGCTGGATCCGGAACCTGCCCGCGCCGGTGCGCGACAGGGCGATGGCGGAGCTCGCCGACCATCGCATGTGGACCGCCGCGCTGCGCGAATGGCGGGCCGCGGAGGCGGACTTCCGGTCCTTCGAGGGCCCGCTGCCCCGGCTGGAGAGCCACGCCCTGGTGCTGTCCGCCCAGCAGACCGTCGACAGCGACCCCGACCACCTGCTGCTGCACAAGGACCTCGCCGACGCGCACCCGGCGGACAGGACCGTCCGGAGCACCGTCGTCGAGAACGCCGACCACGACAGTCTCCTGACCGACCCCCAGCTCGCGGGCGAGGCCGCCCGGCACCTCCTGGCCTTCCTCGGCGACACCACGGCCGCGCTGCCCGGCGCCGGCCCGGGGCGGCAGACCACCACAGGACAGCCGAGCACGACGGATCAGCAGTCCGCGACGGCCCGCCAGGAGGGAACCCGATGA
- a CDS encoding phytoene desaturase family protein, whose translation MPAHASYDAVIVGGGHNGLVAAAYLARAGRSVLLLERAAATGGAAVSTRPFAGVDARLSRFSYLVSLLPGKIVRDLGLDFAVRKRTVSSYTPTPGGGGLLVGGPGTAESFARLTGGDREYAAWREFYGVTGSVAERVFPTLTEPLPTRDELRARVGDEQAWRMLFEEPVGEAIERRFDHDLVRGVVLTDALIGTFAGAHDTSLAQNRCFLYHVIGGGTGDWDVPVGGMGALTDALAAAARAAGAEIAVGHEVTAVATDGARAEVTFRAPSGESTVGAGHVLVNASPRELARLLSEPAPEPAEGAQLKVNMLLRRLPRLRDHRVDPADAFAGTFHVSEGYGQLDSAYREAAAGRVPSAPPSEIYCHSLTDPSILGPRLNAEGAHALTLFGLHTPARLFASDNDATRERLLAATLAELDRYLEEPVESVLALDEDGRPCIEAKTPLDLEAELRLPGGHIFHRDLSWPWATEATGRWGVETAHANVLLCGAGAVRGGGVSGVPGHNAAMAVLGRAG comes from the coding sequence ATGCCAGCTCATGCCTCGTACGACGCCGTCATCGTCGGCGGCGGCCACAACGGCCTCGTCGCCGCCGCCTACCTCGCCCGCGCGGGCCGCTCGGTGCTGCTCCTGGAACGCGCGGCGGCGACCGGGGGAGCGGCGGTCTCCACCCGCCCCTTCGCGGGCGTCGACGCCCGGCTGTCGCGCTTCTCCTACCTGGTCTCGCTGCTCCCCGGGAAGATCGTCCGCGATCTCGGCCTCGACTTCGCGGTGCGCAAGCGGACCGTCTCCTCGTACACGCCCACTCCCGGTGGCGGCGGGCTCCTGGTCGGCGGGCCCGGCACGGCGGAGTCGTTCGCCCGGCTCACCGGCGGCGACCGGGAGTACGCGGCCTGGCGGGAGTTCTACGGCGTCACCGGCTCGGTCGCCGAGCGGGTCTTCCCGACGCTGACCGAGCCGCTGCCCACCCGGGACGAACTGCGGGCCCGGGTCGGTGACGAGCAGGCCTGGCGGATGCTGTTCGAGGAGCCCGTCGGCGAGGCGATCGAGCGGCGCTTCGATCACGACCTGGTGCGCGGCGTGGTCCTGACCGACGCGCTGATCGGCACGTTCGCCGGAGCCCACGACACCTCGCTGGCCCAGAACCGCTGCTTCCTCTACCACGTGATCGGCGGCGGCACGGGTGACTGGGACGTCCCCGTGGGAGGCATGGGCGCGCTGACCGACGCCCTGGCCGCCGCCGCCCGCGCGGCGGGTGCGGAGATCGCCGTCGGGCACGAGGTGACGGCCGTGGCGACCGACGGCGCGCGGGCGGAGGTGACCTTCCGGGCGCCGTCCGGCGAGAGCACGGTCGGCGCCGGTCACGTCCTGGTGAACGCCTCGCCCCGGGAGCTGGCCCGCCTGCTCTCGGAGCCGGCGCCCGAACCCGCCGAAGGCGCCCAGCTGAAGGTGAACATGCTGCTGCGCCGCCTGCCGCGGCTGCGGGACCACCGGGTGGACCCGGCGGACGCCTTCGCCGGCACCTTCCACGTCTCCGAGGGCTACGGACAACTGGACTCCGCCTACCGCGAGGCGGCGGCGGGACGGGTGCCGAGCGCCCCGCCGTCCGAGATCTACTGCCACTCGCTGACGGACCCGTCCATCCTCGGGCCGCGGCTGAACGCGGAGGGCGCCCACGCCCTCACCCTGTTCGGACTCCACACCCCCGCCCGCCTGTTCGCCTCCGACAACGACGCGACCCGGGAGCGGCTGCTGGCGGCGACCCTCGCCGAACTCGACCGCTACCTGGAGGAGCCCGTCGAGTCCGTGCTCGCCCTCGACGAGGACGGCCGGCCCTGCATCGAGGCGAAGACGCCGCTCGACCTGGAGGCCGAACTGCGGCTGCCCGGGGGCCACATCTTCCACCGCGACCTCTCCTGGCCCTGGGCCACCGAGGCCACCGGTCGCTGGGGTGTCGAGACGGCGCACGCCAATGTGCTGCTCTGCGGTGCGGGCGCGGTCCGGGGCGGCGGAGTCAGCGGAGTGCCCGGCCACAACGCCGCGATGGCGGTGCTGGGCCGGGCGGGCTGA
- a CDS encoding serine/threonine-protein kinase has product MAETRLIHGRYRLLDLIGRGGMGEVWRARDESLGRGVAVKCLKPMGAQHDGAFADVLRERFRREARVAAALQHRGVTVVHDFGEHDGVLYLVMELLEGRNLSQLMEDNKQQPLPVDDVVDIADQIADALAYTHDQGIVHRDLKPANIMRLTGGTVKICDFGIARLGEDIGFSSKLTGTGIAMGTPHYMSPEQIGGGSVDHRSDLYSLGCVLYELATGAPPFDLEDTWSILVGHRDTIPVPPREVREEIPEYLERAVLDLLAKTPGERPSDADELRRRIGGARHSGAHPALPPQLPALRPPRLPEWTRGMTEGIRATGLWAGGARPAGHAAALTGAWTSPPAVVRVPAQHGPGTPDASVPGGCGPAAHAPDGQAPAGLPPHTSAGVPHAPAGVPGPAAPDASGAVPGRATPPPELLAVLASRHNAGLSLGRLGRWDEAGEVHRSVLAERAALLGPEHPDTLTSRYEAAFTLARTGRAADALAEFSAVGSGRERALGPDHPDTLAAHQETAYALGRLGRHEEAHGVYESVLRSRVRTVGPDHPDTLRCRHNIAFNLSRLGRLEDSCRMAGDVAGARARVLGAAHPDTLATRYEVAYTLGRLGRWEEALGTYRDVAEARAGTLGPDHPDTLAARYEVGISLGRLGRSSEALDLYRGLVDDRTRVHGPADPETLRARHTLGVNLGRLARWQEALAEAQEVCALRERVLGPGHPDTLVSRREIAVGFGWLGRWQDAYAVYRQVADARERVLGPGHPDTLASRNDEAHCLEQLGRHSEAVDLYRQVAALRGADPGERD; this is encoded by the coding sequence ATGGCGGAAACCAGGCTGATCCACGGCCGGTACCGACTGCTCGATCTCATCGGGCGCGGTGGCATGGGCGAGGTGTGGCGTGCCCGCGACGAGTCGCTGGGGCGCGGTGTCGCGGTCAAGTGCCTGAAACCGATGGGGGCCCAGCACGACGGTGCCTTCGCCGACGTGCTCCGTGAGCGGTTCCGCCGGGAGGCCCGGGTCGCCGCCGCGCTCCAGCACCGCGGCGTGACCGTCGTGCACGACTTCGGAGAGCACGACGGTGTGCTCTACCTCGTGATGGAGCTGCTGGAAGGGCGCAACCTCAGTCAGCTGATGGAGGACAACAAGCAGCAGCCGCTGCCGGTGGACGACGTCGTCGACATCGCGGACCAGATCGCCGACGCCCTCGCCTATACCCATGACCAGGGGATCGTCCACCGGGACCTGAAGCCCGCCAACATCATGCGGCTGACCGGCGGCACGGTGAAGATCTGCGACTTCGGCATCGCGCGCCTCGGCGAGGACATCGGCTTCAGTTCCAAGCTCACCGGCACCGGCATCGCGATGGGCACCCCGCACTACATGTCGCCCGAGCAGATCGGCGGCGGCTCCGTCGACCACCGCAGCGACCTCTACTCGCTCGGCTGCGTCCTGTACGAACTCGCCACCGGAGCACCGCCGTTCGACCTGGAGGACACCTGGTCGATCCTCGTCGGCCACCGGGACACGATCCCGGTGCCGCCGCGCGAGGTCCGCGAGGAGATCCCCGAGTACCTGGAGCGGGCGGTGCTCGACCTGCTGGCCAAGACCCCCGGGGAGCGGCCCTCGGACGCGGACGAACTGCGGCGCCGCATCGGCGGGGCCCGCCACTCGGGCGCGCACCCGGCGCTCCCGCCGCAGCTGCCCGCCCTCCGCCCGCCCCGGCTGCCGGAGTGGACCCGGGGCATGACGGAGGGCATCCGGGCGACGGGCCTGTGGGCGGGCGGAGCCCGGCCCGCGGGCCACGCCGCCGCGCTCACCGGAGCCTGGACCAGCCCGCCGGCGGTCGTCCGGGTCCCCGCACAGCACGGGCCGGGGACCCCGGACGCCTCCGTGCCCGGCGGCTGCGGTCCGGCCGCGCACGCCCCCGACGGGCAGGCCCCCGCCGGGCTGCCGCCGCACACGTCCGCCGGAGTGCCGCACGCACCCGCCGGAGTCCCGGGCCCCGCCGCACCGGACGCGAGCGGCGCGGTGCCCGGGCGGGCCACTCCGCCGCCCGAACTGCTCGCCGTCCTCGCCAGCCGCCACAACGCCGGTCTCAGCCTGGGCCGGCTGGGCCGCTGGGACGAGGCGGGCGAGGTGCACCGATCGGTCCTGGCGGAGCGTGCGGCCCTGCTCGGGCCCGAGCACCCGGACACCCTCACCAGCCGCTACGAGGCCGCCTTCACCCTCGCCAGGACGGGCCGTGCGGCCGACGCCCTGGCCGAGTTCTCCGCCGTCGGCTCGGGGCGCGAACGCGCCCTCGGCCCCGACCACCCCGACACCCTCGCGGCCCACCAGGAGACCGCCTACGCGCTCGGCCGGCTCGGCCGCCACGAGGAGGCGCACGGCGTCTACGAGTCGGTCCTCCGGTCCCGGGTGCGCACCGTCGGCCCGGACCACCCCGACACACTGCGCTGCCGCCACAACATCGCGTTCAACCTGAGCAGGCTGGGCCGTCTGGAGGACTCCTGCCGGATGGCCGGCGACGTCGCCGGCGCCCGCGCCCGCGTGCTCGGCGCGGCCCACCCCGACACCCTGGCGACCCGCTACGAGGTCGCCTACACCCTCGGCAGGCTGGGCCGCTGGGAGGAGGCGCTGGGCACCTACCGGGACGTTGCCGAGGCCCGCGCCGGCACGCTGGGCCCCGACCACCCCGACACCCTCGCCGCCCGCTACGAGGTCGGCATCAGCCTCGGCCGGCTCGGGCGCAGTTCCGAGGCGCTCGACCTCTACCGCGGCCTGGTCGACGACCGCACCAGGGTGCACGGCCCCGCCGATCCCGAGACCCTGCGCGCCCGGCACACCCTCGGCGTCAACCTGGGCCGCCTCGCCCGCTGGCAGGAGGCGCTGGCCGAGGCGCAGGAGGTGTGCGCCCTGCGGGAGCGGGTGCTGGGACCCGGGCACCCCGACACGCTGGTCAGCCGCCGGGAGATCGCCGTCGGCTTCGGCTGGCTCGGCCGCTGGCAGGATGCGTACGCCGTCTACCGCCAGGTCGCCGACGCCCGCGAGCGGGTGCTGGGTCCCGGCCACCCGGACACGCTCGCGAGCCGCAACGACGAGGCCCACTGCCTCGAACAGCTCGGGCGCCACTCCGAGGCCGTCGACCTCTACCGCCAGGTCGCCGCCCTCCGCGGCGCGGACCCGGGCGAGCGGGACTGA
- a CDS encoding endo-1,4-beta-xylanase, whose translation MIRKSSPRRALAAGTAALLAAAGVVAFAGTAHAAGTLGDAAAEKGRYFGTAVAAHHLGEADYTGTLDTEFSSVTPENEMKWDALEPSRNTFTYGNADRIVAHAEARGMQVRGHTLVWHSQLPSWVGSLPAADLRSAMNNHITQVMTHWKGKIAAWDVVNEAFQDGGSGARRSSPFQDKLGDGFIEEAFRTARAADPAAKLCYNDYNTDGVNAKSNAVYAMVKDFKQRGVPIDCVGLQSHFNAQSPVPSDYQANIQRFADLGVDVQITELDIEGSGSAQATSYSNVTKACLAVTRCTGITVWGVTDKYSWRSSGTPLLFDGSYQKKPAYAAVLTALGGSDGGGNPPGGGTGACTAAYTTTASWPGGYNGQVTITAGSSAITGWEVPLTFAAPQKVANSWNGTASWDSSGTVLTMRSSYNGNLAAGGSTSFGFTVTTGGGSAAPPAVGACKAS comes from the coding sequence GTGATCAGGAAGTCCTCCCCCCGCCGTGCGCTCGCCGCCGGCACGGCGGCACTGCTCGCCGCCGCGGGCGTCGTGGCGTTCGCCGGCACCGCGCACGCGGCGGGCACGCTCGGCGACGCGGCCGCCGAGAAGGGCCGCTACTTCGGCACTGCGGTGGCCGCCCACCACCTCGGCGAAGCCGACTACACGGGCACGCTCGACACCGAGTTCTCCTCGGTGACCCCAGAGAACGAGATGAAGTGGGACGCGCTGGAGCCCAGCCGCAACACCTTCACCTACGGCAACGCCGACCGGATCGTCGCCCACGCCGAGGCCCGCGGCATGCAGGTGCGCGGGCACACCCTCGTATGGCACTCCCAGCTCCCGAGCTGGGTCGGCTCCCTCCCCGCCGCCGACCTCCGCTCGGCGATGAACAACCACATCACCCAGGTGATGACCCACTGGAAGGGGAAGATCGCCGCCTGGGACGTCGTCAACGAGGCGTTCCAGGACGGCGGGAGCGGCGCCCGCCGCAGTTCGCCGTTCCAGGACAAGCTGGGCGACGGCTTCATCGAGGAGGCGTTCCGCACCGCCCGGGCCGCCGATCCCGCCGCGAAGCTCTGCTACAACGACTACAACACCGACGGCGTCAACGCGAAGAGCAACGCGGTCTACGCCATGGTCAAGGACTTCAAGCAGCGCGGTGTGCCCATCGACTGCGTCGGCCTCCAGTCCCACTTCAACGCCCAGTCCCCCGTGCCCTCGGACTACCAGGCGAACATCCAGCGCTTCGCCGACCTCGGCGTCGACGTGCAGATCACCGAACTCGACATCGAGGGCTCGGGATCGGCGCAGGCGACCAGCTACTCCAACGTCACCAAGGCGTGCCTCGCCGTCACCCGCTGCACCGGCATCACGGTGTGGGGCGTGACGGACAAGTACTCGTGGCGCAGCAGCGGCACCCCGCTGCTGTTCGACGGCTCCTACCAGAAGAAGCCCGCCTACGCGGCGGTGCTCACCGCGCTCGGCGGCAGCGACGGCGGCGGCAACCCGCCCGGCGGCGGCACGGGCGCCTGCACCGCGGCCTACACCACCACCGCGAGCTGGCCGGGCGGCTACAACGGCCAGGTGACGATCACCGCGGGCAGCTCGGCGATCACCGGCTGGGAGGTCCCGCTGACCTTCGCCGCGCCGCAGAAGGTGGCCAACTCCTGGAACGGCACGGCGAGCTGGGACAGCAGCGGCACGGTGCTGACCATGCGGTCGAGCTACAACGGGAACCTCGCCGCCGGGGGCTCCACGTCCTTCGGCTTCACGGTGACGACGGGCGGCGGCAGCGCCGCGCCGCCGGCCGTCGGGGCCTGCAAGGCCTCCTGA
- a CDS encoding oxygenase MpaB family protein, with the protein MDADPRTADPGLFGPASVTWHAHADPVMWIAGVRALWLQALHPRAVRGVMQNSDFRRDAWGRLLRTADFVGTLTYGTTEAAGKAGARVRRIHSLLTAEDPDTGERYGVGEPDLLLWVHCAEVDSYLDVLRRSGLPFGDASADRYLREQRESARLVGIDPTAAPAGRAELAAYFDRVRPQLAAGPEAHAVDDFLRRPPVHPLLVPARALLWRHLAALAYDSLPDWAHALYGRPAPPADAVSHRLAVTGGLLRRVPSRIRWQLPPGHILKAMARLGPGTRPTPGGFTGRTAILDGQGRANGSDGGDSTRWRKPG; encoded by the coding sequence ATGGACGCCGACCCGCGCACGGCCGACCCGGGGCTCTTCGGACCCGCGTCCGTCACCTGGCACGCGCACGCCGACCCGGTCATGTGGATCGCCGGCGTCCGCGCGCTCTGGCTCCAGGCGCTCCACCCCCGCGCGGTGCGCGGCGTCATGCAGAACAGCGACTTCCGCCGGGACGCCTGGGGACGGCTGCTGAGGACCGCGGACTTCGTCGGCACCCTCACCTACGGCACCACCGAGGCGGCCGGGAAGGCGGGCGCGCGGGTCCGCCGCATCCACTCGCTGCTCACCGCCGAGGACCCGGACACCGGCGAGCGGTACGGCGTCGGCGAGCCGGACCTGCTGCTGTGGGTGCACTGCGCGGAGGTCGACTCCTATCTCGACGTGCTGCGCCGCTCGGGCCTCCCGTTCGGCGACGCGTCCGCCGACCGCTATCTGCGCGAACAGCGCGAGTCCGCCCGCCTGGTGGGCATCGACCCCACGGCCGCCCCCGCCGGACGGGCGGAACTCGCCGCCTACTTCGACCGGGTGCGCCCGCAGCTCGCCGCCGGGCCGGAGGCCCACGCGGTCGACGACTTCCTCCGCCGGCCACCCGTCCACCCCCTGCTCGTCCCCGCCCGCGCGCTGCTGTGGCGGCATCTCGCCGCACTCGCCTACGACTCGCTGCCCGACTGGGCCCATGCCCTGTACGGCAGACCCGCCCCGCCCGCCGACGCGGTGTCGCACCGCCTCGCCGTCACCGGGGGTCTGCTGCGGCGCGTCCCCTCCCGGATACGCTGGCAGTTGCCGCCCGGGCACATCCTCAAGGCGATGGCACGGCTCGGTCCCGGCACCCGACCCACCCCGGGGGGATTCACCGGACGGACCGCCATACTGGACGGTCAGGGGAGGGCGAACGGCAGCGACGGGGGCGACAGCACGAGATGGCGGAAACCAGGCTGA
- a CDS encoding serine hydrolase domain-containing protein, whose amino-acid sequence MTEHPIRIGGHCDERFTAVREAFEENFRERGELGAAVSVTVDGETVVDLWGGWADGARTRPWERDTLVNVWSTTKGPTALCAHVLADRGLLDLDAPVAFYWPEFAAAGKEKVLVRHLLSHRAGLAALREPHSLDDLYDWDLTCSRLAAAEPWWEPGTRSGYHALTYGHLVGEVVRRITGVLPGEFLAAEITGPLGIDFAIGLPERESGRVAELVQPRSGGEQAAAFARLPPLAVAALANPGTGVAAANTAAWRAAEIPAANGHGTARAVAALYGIVAGRGRHGGHRVLSEDAAERVREGQGACRDLVLGAGFAEETELALGLWLSGANGSYGPNPRAVGHDGFGGSCGLADPEAGLSLGYVMNRMGPHIADDPRKTALVDAAFRALGTRSSRPRSG is encoded by the coding sequence ATGACCGAGCACCCCATCCGGATCGGAGGCCACTGCGACGAGCGGTTCACCGCCGTGCGCGAGGCGTTCGAGGAGAACTTCCGCGAACGCGGGGAACTGGGCGCCGCCGTGTCCGTCACCGTGGACGGCGAGACCGTCGTGGACCTGTGGGGCGGCTGGGCCGACGGCGCCCGCACCCGGCCCTGGGAGCGCGACACCCTGGTCAACGTCTGGTCCACCACCAAGGGGCCGACCGCCCTGTGCGCCCATGTCCTCGCGGACCGGGGACTGCTCGACCTGGACGCCCCGGTCGCCTTCTACTGGCCCGAGTTCGCCGCCGCCGGCAAGGAGAAGGTGCTCGTACGGCACCTGCTCTCGCACCGCGCCGGACTCGCCGCACTGCGCGAGCCGCACTCCCTCGACGACCTGTACGACTGGGACCTGACGTGCTCCCGGCTCGCCGCCGCCGAGCCCTGGTGGGAGCCGGGCACCCGCTCCGGCTACCACGCCCTGACCTACGGACACCTGGTGGGCGAGGTCGTCCGGCGGATCACCGGCGTGCTGCCGGGCGAGTTCCTGGCCGCCGAGATCACCGGGCCCCTCGGCATCGACTTCGCCATCGGGCTGCCCGAGCGGGAGAGCGGCCGGGTCGCCGAACTCGTGCAGCCCCGGTCCGGCGGCGAACAGGCCGCGGCCTTTGCCCGGCTGCCGCCGCTCGCCGTCGCCGCGCTGGCCAACCCCGGCACGGGCGTGGCGGCCGCCAACACGGCCGCCTGGCGCGCCGCCGAGATCCCCGCCGCGAACGGGCACGGCACCGCCCGGGCCGTGGCGGCGCTCTACGGGATCGTCGCCGGACGGGGTCGCCACGGCGGGCACCGGGTGCTGAGCGAGGACGCCGCCGAGCGGGTGCGCGAGGGCCAGGGCGCCTGCCGCGACCTGGTTCTCGGCGCCGGATTCGCCGAGGAGACGGAGCTGGCGCTGGGGCTCTGGCTCAGCGGCGCGAACGGCTCCTACGGCCCCAACCCCCGTGCCGTCGGCCACGACGGATTCGGGGGCTCCTGCGGCCTCGCCGACCCCGAGGCGGGTCTCTCCCTCGGCTACGTGATGAACCGGATGGGCCCGCACATCGCCGACGACCCCCGCAAGACCGCCCTCGTCGACGCGGCCTTCCGCGCGCTCGGGACCCGCTCCTCCCGCCCCCGGTCCGGGTGA
- a CDS encoding enoyl-CoA hydratase/isomerase family protein gives MAPDEGDGPVRLRTEGRAAYLTLDRPRAINALTHEMVLLAAAALDRWEHDPDVGVVVLSGAGERGLCAGGDIRAIHDDARAGGRASVAFWRDEYRLNARIARYPKPYVALMDGIVMGGGVGVSAHGAVRVVTERSRIAMPETLIGFVPDVGGTHLLAAAPGELGTHLALTGDAVGAGDALLLGLADHFMPSERLPEFAAALASGDVGAAVRRYSAPAPGAPLAGARAWIDHCYAAPTVEEIVDRLRTCGEPEAKETAGALLERSPTALKVTLEAVRRARALGALEPVLEQEFRVSCTALSSPDLVEGVRARVVDKDRAPRWSPATLTEVSRADVERHFAPLDGPGVWD, from the coding sequence ATGGCCCCCGACGAAGGCGACGGACCCGTACGGCTGCGCACCGAGGGCCGCGCCGCGTACCTCACGCTCGACCGCCCGCGCGCCATCAACGCCCTCACCCACGAGATGGTGCTCCTGGCCGCGGCAGCGCTGGACCGCTGGGAGCACGATCCGGACGTGGGGGTCGTGGTGCTGTCGGGTGCGGGCGAACGGGGGCTGTGCGCGGGCGGCGACATCCGCGCCATCCACGACGACGCCCGGGCCGGCGGCCGCGCCTCGGTCGCGTTCTGGCGGGACGAGTACCGGCTCAACGCCCGCATCGCGCGCTATCCGAAGCCGTACGTCGCGCTCATGGACGGCATCGTGATGGGCGGCGGCGTGGGCGTGTCCGCGCACGGCGCGGTGCGGGTGGTCACCGAGCGCTCCAGGATCGCCATGCCGGAGACGCTGATCGGCTTCGTGCCCGACGTCGGCGGCACTCACCTGCTGGCCGCGGCTCCCGGCGAGCTCGGCACCCACCTCGCGCTGACCGGCGACGCCGTGGGCGCGGGGGACGCGCTCCTGCTGGGCCTCGCCGACCACTTCATGCCCTCCGAACGCCTTCCCGAGTTCGCGGCGGCCCTCGCGTCGGGCGACGTCGGCGCCGCCGTCCGCCGGTACTCCGCTCCGGCGCCCGGGGCGCCGCTGGCCGGGGCGCGGGCGTGGATCGACCACTGCTACGCGGCACCGACGGTCGAGGAGATCGTGGACCGGCTGCGGACCTGCGGTGAGCCCGAGGCGAAGGAGACGGCCGGGGCGCTGCTCGAACGGTCCCCGACGGCGCTGAAGGTGACGCTGGAAGCGGTGCGCAGGGCCCGGGCCCTGGGCGCCCTGGAGCCGGTGCTGGAGCAGGAGTTCAGGGTCTCCTGCACGGCCCTGTCGTCGCCGGACCTGGTCGAGGGCGTCCGCGCCCGGGTCGTCGACAAGGACCGGGCCCCGCGCTGGTCGCCGGCGACGCTGACCGAGGTGTCGCGCGCCGACGTGGAACGGCACTTCGCGCCGCTGGACGGCCCCGGGGTGTGGGACTGA